Below is a window of Dermacentor variabilis isolate Ectoservices unplaced genomic scaffold, ASM5094787v1 scaffold_14, whole genome shotgun sequence DNA.
ggtggtctcgtgctgacgatgccctctcggtgagcgcatatttcccccctcatcttttaagagattcaatacatacaagcatttgtctcgcaaaccagatttatttcaagggaattttcctcgtctcaataatttctctcgtcgtattcgagtgctgattgccgtgttatagtttgttaacggagctttccctcaagtctaaatattttaaggcagtttgtcgtgtgcgtatcatggccacgcacgcttatatcgcctttccgtttctctaccacggttgcgctttaaaaccacggcactgcaagtttgcttcaaagactttcctttccttccctcttctccgcccttaaactggctctcctaactactacacgcagagacagagaaacagcgcgcactttagatcctatacatgagatgaatatttacaattattattagggttataaatatattcgagtgctgattgccgtgttatagtttgtaaacgaagcttcccctcaagtctaaatattgtaaggcagtttgtcgtgtgcgtatcatggacacgcatgcttatatcgccttccgtttgcctaccacggttgtgctttaaaaccacggcgctgcaatattgctttcctctccttccttcttctccgcccttaaactggctctattagtcctattagggttattataattacacgaaggtatttcgccctcgccagcagcagtacttgagatagctattcgggcggctagcttcccacgctatgcgtgccgccctcgcacctgtttaagctttttcctagacgctagagctatacaatttccgcgcaaccttgagcgatcggaaagcgcgttttccacccttggccggcggagaggggaggcttcgttccggccgcgaagctctccacatctcagcaaggtgcctggtggtggtctcgtgctgacgatgccctctcggtgagcgcatatttcccccctcatcttttaagagtttcaatacatacaagcatttgtttcgcaaaccagatttatttcaagggaattttcctcgtctcaataatttctctcgtcgtattcgagtgccgattgccgtgttatagtttgttaacggagctttccctcaagtctaaatattttaaggcagtttgtcgtgtgcgtatcatggccacgcacgcttatatcgccttttcgtttctctaccacggttgcgctttaaaaccacggcgctgcaagtttgcttcaaagactttcctttccttccctcttctccgcccttaaactggctctcttaactactacacgcagagacaaagaaacagcgcgcactttagatcctatagatgagatgaatatttacaattattattagggttataattatattcgagtgctgattgccgtgttatagtttgtaaacgaagcttcccctcaagtctaactattgtaaggcagtttgtcgtgtgcgtatcatggacacgcatgcttatatcgccttccgtttgcctaccacggttgtgctttaaaaccacggcgctgcaatattgctttcctctccttccttcttctccgcccttaaactggctctattagtcctattagggttattataattacacgaaggtatttcgccctcgccagcagcagtacttgagatagctatccgggcggctagcttcccacgctatgcgtgccgccctcccacctgtttaagctttttcctagacgctagagctatacaatttccgcgcaaccttgagcgatcggaaagcgcgttttccacccttggccggcggagaggggaggcttcgttccggccgcgaagctctccacatctcagcaaggtgcctggtggtggtctcgtgctgacgatgccctctcggtgagcgcatatttcccccctcatcttttaagagattcaatacatacaagcatttgtctcgcaaaccagatttatttcaagggaattttcctcgtctcaataatttctctcgtcgtattcgagtgctgattgccgtgttatagtttgttaacggagctttccctcaagtctaatacccctgtcacacgagcactttaaaggcatttgaagaaaaagacaTCTCACACAAAGGAGTTGCATCCGCAGACACACGCCAAAGTTTAATCTCTTTTTCAGAAGCGGTCTTTTCCGAAACCGGAGATCACCGATCTCTTTTACGGCTGGAAAGGCGTAGCCTCCAACGCAGTGGGCACCAGTAATTAtcatgcaataaagaaacgaagcaaaAGTGCATTTTTATTTCAAGTGTACACATCACAAAAAAGGGTTTTGTCTTTCGTTGAACCTTAAGTAGGCGCAGTTTTGCACTTTTTGCACGGCACTCTCGTAAGCAGTTcgaaaatatcacgtgacgctAACAGACGATGCAAATTCGCGCCATTTTCTGCGACCATGGCTACGGCGAGCGGTACCGACGAACAGCCTCCGGCACGCCAAAGAAAACCGCGGGTACAGTGGTCGGAGAGAGACACCTGGGCGTTAATCAAGTTATGGGAAGACAACCTGCCCTCGCTGCGTGCGCAGAAGCACAACGGAGGCGTTTACGATGGCATTGCACAAGCATTGACGAGCATGGGTGTACCTCGCACAAAGGCGCAAGTGCACAGCAAGATAGAGAACCTGGGACAGACCTACAGGTAAGACAAAGCACAGCAGTAAGCTGTGAGCGCTAAATTTACCTTGAAGCGGCTTCAGGCTGTGGTCGCAAGCTGCAAGCTCTCGTTTGTGGTGTCGCGACCTCAGCATCGAACGTTGTTTCCGTAGTAGGCAGCGACGGAACCCTAATCTAGCGGACGGAGCCGTAGTAACGAAGGTTTTAAGGCAGAGACCCTTCATTTCAGCTAGCGTCGAATTTTGCAGGGCTGAACTGCGCCCTGCACACACGAAAGTCGACGACGCGCTAAAGGCTGTTTCTGCAATTCCTTTACAGTGCGAGTCGGTCTGAGTAAACGCAAATTCGCCTTCACATGCGGCGAAGAATGACAACCCGCGCAGGTCGTCAATAGCATGATTTCGTTCGTCACAAGATAACGGGAACCTTAACTTATGGACAGGCGCATTTCACATTATATTGTACGCCTTCTCACGGCAACATATAATACGAAGCAGGAAGTCGTCTGCATGTTTTCATTTCTGCAGATGTGACTACGGTTTGCATTTTTCTCGGACCATGCGCAAGCGTTGTTCTCAGACAAGAAAACATGAGAAACTTTAAATTTTTTCGAGTAAAAAGGGTTACCTTCGCTTCTCAGGCTTTCTGTACCATCAAGTCGCGTTTGTATCTATCGGCAAACGTTTTGCTCTGTGTATATCTTTACATTTTGAGTATATAAAATTTTAGTTCTTTCGTTTTCTTATCCAGGAGCTGCCTGAAACACATGACAACAGGGTCATCACCGCCGAGCTGGCCATTCTTCTCCGAAGTCCATAGGTTTCTAGGATCCCTGCCTGTTCACGATACATCTTTAATGGAAGAGGCTGGGTGCAGCGAGAGCACAACAAGCAGCACTGCCTCCGTCGAAGAAGTAAGAAATGCATAGTGGAGACTATATATGCTTTATTACAGTCAACTAAATTTCAAGACATAATGTAGCATCAGCTGTGCTGCCAAGCCCATAATCTGCACAACCCTGCAGTGTAGCGGACTGCTCTTGTTAATACTGTGGTTCATTTCTGCTTGTGCTCACGCGCTGTTCATTTTGCAAGCTTGGCAGTGCGCTGTttggagaataaaaaaaatgcagactcTAAAATAAAAAAACGTGAATACATACACGCAAGGAGAGGCAGCTCTAGTTGCAAGTAAAAACCCTGAACTAATTGTTTACCGCTTCACACATCAACTAATGTGGTCAATGTATTTCGGATCCCTTCTTCAAACGCAGCTGATCTTCGACATGCTTGATTCCGGCTCTGCTTCTTGTGAAGACGTCGCCGAAGATTGTTCACCTTCCGAGTCGCCAGTACAACAGGTTGAATCCAGGAACCTCGCAAGTGGCAGTTCCGAATGTGCCCGCAGGAAGAGAAGGCAACCGGCTGGCGACTTTCAAGAAAGGATGCTTGAGGAGCAGCGACGGCAGAGAGAGCAGTTTGCTGATGCGCACAAAATGGAAATGGATCTCCGTAAAGAGGGGCTCAAGTTGCAAGAGAAACTTGTAGATGCAATGTTGAAGTTTTTTAGTAAAAACTGACATGGTGTTCCACAATTGTTGCTGATTCTTGGGACTCTTGCGTTCAGTTCCTTCGCTTGTAATATTCCACAAGTGCTGTCCTGATGGCGGATGCATTTCCAATTTCAGCTTCTGTTCTGCGTGATGGCTGTGGAAATGTAGCATTGGACTGCTGCACCTCACTTAACCACTGTGGGTGGACACTGTCGTTGAAGTGCTCGCAAATGTTATTGAGCACGCAGCATGCTCGTATAGCCAAACGGGCATTGCCAACAGAACACTCCATTCTTTTCGCAATGAAACGGAACCGGGCCTTTAGCCTTCCGAATGCGTTTTCAACTATCCTCCTTGCTCCAGATAAATGACAGTTGAAATTCCTTTCAGCTTCACTGATGACAGTTCGGTGTCCAAATGGCTTCATGAGGTTTGGGGTTAGTGGAAATGCTTGATCGCATAATATTATCGGTGGGACTGCTGTGGTACCCACTGCGGCAACAGGTGCTTTGAAAAGGGGACTGTTGACAATCTTCGACAGCCGTGAAACACCAAACACATGTGCGTCGTGGCAGCGTCCTGGGGCACCGACATTGCAGTATCTGAATCGATACTTGTGGTCGACCAATGCTAGTAGGATAATACTGTGcctgcaagaaaaaacaaagtgcaaAGTGAATAAAGGTTAGTGCAGCATGGCACTGCTGAGTTCACTGCCTTTAGTTACTGTGATGCGATTTTACAGTTTGCTTTTATTAATAGCTGTGAGTGCAGCTCGGATTACATTATTTCACATAATGCCACAACCGGTCGCTGTTAGCGTACTCTACATCGTATAGGAGTTGCAGTCCTGCGGAGAActcttttcgtcgtcgcattaaAATTGTCGCTGCTAAACACTGCAAGACTGCGAACCAAATTACGCGTTTTCTTAAGAGCTGCTGGTAAAATTGAATAACATTTTACTTAGCAATAAAATATGGGTCAGtcagttacttttttttactACTATAAAAATGGGCCCAAACAGAACACTTACATGAAATAAGTTAAATCGTGGCCACTTACCAACCCTTGTAGTTGTAGTAGTCGGTGGCGTACTTCTTTGGAGGCGAAATAGGGAAATGGCAgccatcaagggcaccgacagcTTGAGGGAAATCGCACACGGCTTCGAACTCTTGGATGTGCCTAGGCATTTCCTCTTCAGTAATCATTCTGATCCAGTCACTTTCGAGCACAGAGACAACAGCTGCGCAAAACTCTCTGTAAATGACGTTGACGGATGAGCGCCCAACGCCGAAGAGGTTTGCCACAGTTCTATCTTCGGCAGAAGAGCACAATTTGTAGAGGCCAATGGCGACACGCTTTTCCGCAGTGATCGGGTCACGCATGTTGGTAACTTGTTTTTCGAGCACATGGCGCAGACTTTCCACGAGAAACCGGAACGTTGAGGGGTTCACTCGAAACGACTGCTTGAAGTTGTGGCCACCGAGGTGAGGCACAGTCTCCTCGAACCACTTTTCGTGGCGGATGAAAGCCCACGTCGATCGGTTGCAGACTCTCGTGGGAAGCGCCAAGGCATAAAATGTACACCCGTTGAGTAGCAACTGCCGCTTAATACGGTCTTTGACTGCCTTTGCGGCGTCTGCTtcgctctctgcagcaagaatcCTTGCCAAAATGCATGCTATTTCGACTTTTTCCTTCGTGTCCGTGCAGTCCCCCATATTCTCGACCTCCATGTTGACTCCGATGTAAACAGTGGCCCAAGGTTGCTAGACGAACATGTAAAATTTGCTACTTCTGCGAAGACTCTTGAAGCTACCTTATTAAATCTTCTTTAATTTAACCTTTTCGAATAAACTGTATCTAAATTCACTAAAACAAGCATATTATAGTACGTTTCTAATTTCTATATTGAAATACGGTGGTTTATTCTAACTGGTTTTGTTTCAGAATCTAGCGCCATGCTTTCCATAGCGTGTTCGGAAGGAAACGATAAAAGGAGATCGCCCGCGCCGTGTGTCTGCAGCGCAACTCCTTTTAATTAGAGGTCTTTCAACTCGGTAAAGGACCGCTTAGGTAAAAGAGTTTTTGCGTGCTTGTGTGACAGAGgtataaatattttaaggcagtttgtcgtgtgcgtatcatggccacgcacgcttatatcgccttttcgtttctctaccacggttgcgctttaaaaccacggcgctgcaagtttgcttcaaagactttcctttccttccctcttctccgccctgaaactggctctcttaactactacacgcagagacaaagaaacagcgcgcactttagatcctatagatgagatgaatatttacaattattattagggttatagttatattcgagtgctgattgccgtgttatagtttgttaacgaagcttcccctcaagtctaaatattgtaaggcagtttgttgtgtgggtagcatggacacgcatgcttatatcgccttccgtttgcctaccacggttgcgctttaaaaccacggcgctgcaatattgctttcctctccttccttcttctccgcccttaagctggctctattagtcctattagggttattataattacacgaaggtatttcgccctcgccagcagcagtacttgagatagctattcgggcggctagcttcccacgctatgcgtgccgccctcgcacctgtttaagctttttcctagacgctagagctatacaatgtccgcgcaacgttgagcgatcgaaaagcgcgttttccacccttggccggcggagaggggaggcttcgttccggccgcgaagctctccacatttcagcaaggtgcctggtggtggtctcgtgctgacgatgccctctcggtgagcgcatatttcccccctcatcttttaagagattcaatacatacaagcatttgtctcgcaaaccagatttatttcaagggaattttcctcgtctcaataatttctctcgtcgtattcgagtgctgattgccgtgttatagtttgttaacggagctttccctcaagtctaaatattttaaggcagtttgtcgtgtgcgtatcatggccacgcacgcttatatcgcctttccgtttctctaccacggttgcgctttaaaaccacggcactgcaagtttgcttcaaagactttcctttccttccctcttctccgaccttaaactggctctcctaactactacacgcagagacagagaaacagcgcgcactttagatcctatacatgagatgaatatttacaattattattagggttataaatatattcgagtgctgattgcggTGTTATAGTTTGtaaacgaagcttcccctcaagtctaaatattgtaaggcagtttgtcgtgtgcgtatcatggacacgcatgcttatatctccttccgtttgcctaccacggttgtgctttaaaaccacggcgctgcaatattgctttcctctctttccttcttctccgcccttaaactggctctattagtcctattagggttattataattacacgaaggtatttcgccctcgccagcagcagtacttgagatagctattcgggcggctagcttcccacgctatgcgtgccgccctcgcacctgtttaagctttttcctagacgctagagctatacaatgtccgcgcaacgttgagcgatcgaaaagcgcgttttccacccttggccggcggagaggggaggcttcgttccggccgcgaagctctccacatctcagcaaggtgcctggtggtggtctcgtgctgacgatgccctctcggtgagcgcatatttcccccctcatcttttaagagattcaatacatacaagcatttgtctcgcaaaccagatttatttcaagggaattttcctcgtctcaataatttctctcgtcgtattcgagtgctgattgccgtgttatagtttgttaacggagctttccctcaagtctaaatattgctacggcatgagccgggcgagaagaagaagaagaagtgagctggtgcagcctcaggacgccatcttgactttaccatccatttcgtgccttgaataaagccggtttaacattaaccgtaacagttttgtggtggaggtgcggggtacttcgaccaagacgacggagctgctgcagcaagtgccacgccggagccgacgcctcgctcgactgcctccaacaccgcttgagatcccgatgtcccacagcagcgacgaacagccttctctggcagctccagtgcgaacaaccggcgcctggatgcatcagatggagccccgccctttctctggaaaattcggcgaagacgtggaggaatggctcacccactacaagcgtgtgagcaagtacaacggctggaactccacgactcagctcgacaatgtggttctgttcctcacagacacggcgctagtgtggttcgagaaccatgaagatacgttcacaacgtgggacagcttcgttactcacctcacagagtgctttggcgattccaccacgaaacggaagcgggcggagcagacattgcttcagcgcgctcaagtcccaggtgagacctgtactacgtacatagaggcgatcctgaagctttgcaagactgtcaatcctcgaatgtccgaagaggacaaggttggacaccttctcaaaggcatagccgaggatgtttacaattatttaatcggaaaggagagtctcgcctcggtcgccgacctcatcaagcattgccgcacatttgaggccttgaagctgcgccgtatcacgccaaagtttggcaggctagcaaatgtcacaacggtggcaagcgttgacgaaaacgacaactatagctttcaatttgaccttgcggcaactataaggcaaattgtccgcgaagaacttgaacgacacaccaaaagggcggatgtcgaacagcttggttgcgcttccaaccaacctcaagaacatgcatctgctgtgtcagcattgtctgtcatgccaggcgttgcagactgtcgaggtgatcagctgcgacagcaccgacgtacctttcccgacgacatgacgcacgatcaacgaactcgtcgagctaccaccacgaatcggaattcggaagatcgcgtttattattcgcagcgtcccagggttgactccgaggcatacaacgtcggccgcgcatctcctgtatgttacagctgtggcgcctcaggacacattgctcgtttttgtcgccggcgccgacagacaacaacatatggcccaccaccaccttggcctaattttggacgtgatagttatgacgaccgttggccgatagaccctgcaaacaccacaggcgcgccacctcggaataccttccgtcagtatagtagaaggagtggctcgccagcttctgaccgcagcctgacgcccccaaccagtcgccaacgccgttcaccgtcaccacagcgacgtgctacgtctccaccgccgtcgggaaactagccggcgcggccgatggaggtaaggtcgccggacagtctgtgtatctgcgaaatactcctctgcctattatgatggtgaagaacaaagtgcgtgtgttaattgatagtatacctgcaacagcattagtggatactggtgctaccgtttccgtcatgagtgtgactttcaaagagaggctgggtaggaaagttatgttcccgtggaatgatggtgtgacgtttcgtggtgtcagcggagagtgcctagttccccttggtatttgtgttgcaagtgttttattcggaggagaagatcttaaaacagaatttctcgtactaccgcgatgcactcatgatgtgattctcgggattgactttcttcaggattgtggtgcatccgttaactgtggcacaggcgaaattactttgaatagcgcgcttctcgccacccttgccgacacatccttaccagtgaaaaactattgtgttgtttcgaacgatttgctgctaccgccttggtcgctgtcacgtatccctgtcaatttcgctgctgccgacctttcatcgtttgacgcgcaagtccagccacttacgtcgagctgcgcaaagaaaggtgtacttgtaccacgctctgtcgtgagagtagtgaatggcgccttcaatttatgggctttcaattgttcttgcgtccctgccgttctcccgcgtgatatgaagcttgctgaatttgacgagattacttacagctccattacagttctaagcgaggaggagcagtctcatactagcgatccccaaagaagcatttctgaagagcagatcctacgaatgatcaacaaggcactgccctcacatgagcgccgcgcgctcgcacaagttttgtgggcacatctttctgtgttcgatttcacacaaggcgacaagcaggcttcactcccgcgttctcgtgctcgccacagaattgacaccggatctgcgcaccccattcggcaaaagccttaccgcgtttcttcagcagagaggacagttattgctgaacaggtgaaagacatgctgcggaaaagtgttgtccaagagtcttctagtccgtgggcagcaccagtaatcttagtaaagaagaaggatggatcgtggcggttttgcgttgattacaggaaactgaatgcggtcaccaaaaaggatgtgtatccgcttcctagaattgatgatgtcatcgactgtctacattccgctgcctacttttcatcactggatttgcgatcggggtattggcagatacccatgcacccagacgataaggagaaaacggccttcgtgacaccagacggtctttatgaatttaacgttatgccgttcggcctttgtaacgtgccagcaacattcgaacgattcatggatactatcctccgaggacttaaatgggaaatttgtttgtgctacctcgatgatgtggtgatttttggcagcacattgagtgaacataacagccgtctcaatcttgttctggattgtgtcaaacaagccggcttgatcctaaattccaagaaatgtcgttttggagaaaccgagacgttagtacttgggcatctggtcgacaaaaacggtgtgaggccagatccacggaagattgaggcagtcagctccttcgaagcaccgaagtcagtgcgggagttgaggagtttcttgggcctgtgctcgtattttcggcgcttcgtcccaagattcgccgacgtggtgtaccccctaacatgtcttctccaaaaagccgtccctttcaactggacatcggcttgcgacgacgcgttccgtcagctaaaatttctactaacatcagggcccatattgcgtcacttcgatgcatgcgcacctacggaagtgcacgctgatgccagtggcatcggcatcggcgccgtacttgtgcaacgtcatcaaggagctgaacacgttgtggcttatgctagtcgctctttgactaaggcggaacgcaattacactgtgaccgagcaagaatgcttggcagctgttttcgctgtccacaaatttcgaccttatatctacggacgcccgttcactatcattactgaccaccacgcgttgtgctggttggtgaatctccgtgacccgagtggacgactggcacgttgggctcttcgactgcaggagtacgacttcgttatttcctacaagtccgggcgtcgccacgcagatgcggactgtctctcccgccttcctctgacgacgacggagtgtgacgaagacaattttgatgactgttttgctcccatttcttctacattcccagactcgatgactttcaaagccgagcaggaaaatgatattggtttggaacctctatttgtggccgcatcgcgtcctggagccaccggtcgattttgtgtccgtgacggcctgctttacaagaccaattattcggttaaaggcgcacgcttccttctggtggtgccgcagagtctgcgaacggacatactgagagccatgcacaacgatgtgacctctggccatctaggattcataagaactttgaaccggacacaggagcgtttttactggcccagaatgcgggacacggtcaagcactacgtcgccagttgcgaacaatgtcaacgctacaagcgccctacgaccgctccgccaggtcttctc
It encodes the following:
- the LOC142567818 gene encoding uncharacterized protein LOC142567818; this encodes MATASGTDEQPPARQRKPRVQWSERDTWALIKLWEDNLPSLRAQKHNGGVYDGIAQALTSMGVPRTKAQVHSKIENLGQTYRSCLKHMTTGSSPPSWPFFSEVHRFLGSLPVHDTSLMEEAGCSESTTSSTASVEELIFDMLDSGSASCEDVAEDCSPSESPVQQVESRNLASGSSECARRKRRQPAGDFQERMLEEQRRQREQFADAHKMEMDLRKEGLKLQEKLVDAMLKFFSKN